One window of Pedobacter faecalis genomic DNA carries:
- a CDS encoding tetratricopeptide repeat protein — protein sequence MQKKYFLVPLLMASGLTAAYAQSSVLVNLNKHYRSGVELLNNEKYVAAAEQFRLVEKDRNRPDAQQESNAELSLLKENAKFYAAVCALELGNDDAEEQFMDFIRNYPLNPNTKLAYFHVGKSYFDRKNYTKALEWFEKADPNLFSAKQRLEYQFKQGYAYFVSDDIEKAEPLFEAVKKDPSPFQESATYYFAYINYLNKEYKTALTNFEKLKGSPTYEASYPYYITSMYYLDERYDDVIEYALPILKSSKQEYEAEMLSIIAASYFAKADYINAEKYFREFYAKDKSNNRNNLFTYQFGYSLFTQKKYKEAIAVLERLDTDDVYLQNGMYTLGRAFIELQDKPKARSAFFRASRLDFDKVIQEEAWLNYTRLSYELDFNQQALESIQSFLTQFPSSRKLSEAKTLLGEILLTSKNYQAAVDILESIPNKSQEAEAAYQKVTYFRGLEFYNERAFPNALSMFLRSEKFPIDEEIHALSTYWKAEASYELRKFGEAVRHFETFLSMPGAKKTGVYNFANYALGYAAFEDERYSKAANYFERFLAGNDKDPKTVNDAIIRLADSYFVSKSYGNALVNYNRIINSRATGEDYALFQRGMIQGLENQNDAKIATMQELLKTYPNSNYADDAGFETAYTYFNKGDFDKSKSDLLGLIQQYPRSSYVPRALVTIGLVQYNQDQNDEALESFRKVINEYGSTEEAKQALESIKNIYLDRGDSEGFISYANTTPIGNYTTAEQDNIVFQAASNRYLKGDFQGAFESINAYFDKFPKAIHDKEAKFIRAESLVKLGRPLEAVPDYEYILNDWTSDYTERSLLSISELFMNQKKYNEAIVYLKRLETTTDYKSHYSYAINGLIKAYDALNMPDDMLKYVKLIKEYEKSSEEEKNSVDLYAGKAYLLKSDTTQAVKALNNVVSKTKTVAAAEAKYNLAAIQYAKGDYKTSTKTCFDLINNMPSYDYWVAKSFILLADNYVALKDNLQAKSTLLSLIDNYEGNDDIVPTAKQKLEKIK from the coding sequence ATGCAAAAAAAATATTTCCTCGTCCCGCTCCTGATGGCAAGCGGGTTAACGGCCGCATATGCGCAATCAAGTGTACTCGTAAATCTCAATAAACATTACCGTTCCGGAGTAGAGCTACTCAATAACGAAAAATATGTGGCAGCGGCGGAACAATTCAGACTCGTTGAGAAGGATCGTAACAGACCAGATGCCCAACAAGAGAGCAATGCTGAGCTTTCTTTGCTTAAAGAGAACGCTAAATTTTACGCTGCTGTTTGTGCGTTAGAGTTAGGCAATGACGATGCAGAAGAGCAATTTATGGATTTTATAAGGAACTATCCCTTAAATCCAAATACGAAGCTCGCCTATTTCCATGTCGGAAAATCATACTTTGATCGTAAAAACTACACCAAGGCGTTAGAGTGGTTTGAAAAAGCAGATCCCAATTTATTTTCCGCTAAACAACGTCTAGAGTATCAGTTTAAACAAGGCTATGCATACTTCGTTTCCGACGATATAGAAAAAGCAGAACCGTTATTTGAAGCAGTAAAGAAGGACCCATCCCCTTTTCAGGAGAGTGCAACCTATTACTTCGCTTATATCAACTATCTCAATAAAGAGTATAAAACTGCCTTAACAAATTTTGAAAAGCTTAAAGGCTCCCCAACGTATGAAGCTAGCTATCCATATTACATCACCTCAATGTATTATCTGGATGAACGTTATGATGATGTTATAGAATACGCGCTACCTATTCTTAAATCTTCTAAACAAGAATATGAAGCGGAGATGTTAAGTATCATAGCCGCCTCGTACTTTGCCAAGGCAGATTATATAAATGCAGAAAAATATTTCAGGGAGTTCTATGCAAAGGACAAATCGAATAACAGAAATAACCTGTTCACTTATCAGTTCGGTTATTCACTCTTCACGCAAAAAAAATATAAGGAGGCTATAGCCGTACTTGAACGCCTGGACACCGACGACGTTTATCTGCAGAACGGAATGTATACACTTGGACGAGCCTTTATTGAATTGCAAGACAAGCCGAAAGCGCGCAGTGCTTTCTTCAGAGCATCAAGGCTTGATTTCGATAAAGTTATTCAGGAGGAGGCTTGGCTTAATTATACCCGTCTAAGTTATGAATTGGACTTTAACCAACAGGCGCTGGAATCAATCCAATCATTCTTAACTCAGTTCCCATCATCTCGAAAATTGAGTGAGGCTAAAACGCTTTTGGGTGAGATCCTCCTGACCAGCAAGAATTACCAGGCTGCTGTAGACATACTTGAATCGATACCGAACAAATCACAAGAAGCAGAGGCTGCCTATCAAAAGGTGACGTATTTTCGAGGTCTCGAGTTTTATAATGAACGGGCATTTCCGAATGCACTATCCATGTTTTTAAGATCAGAGAAATTCCCTATTGATGAAGAAATTCATGCGCTGAGCACATATTGGAAGGCGGAGGCATCGTATGAATTAAGAAAGTTCGGCGAAGCCGTAAGACACTTCGAAACGTTTTTAAGTATGCCCGGCGCCAAAAAGACCGGAGTTTATAATTTTGCCAATTATGCTTTGGGTTATGCAGCATTTGAGGATGAACGTTATTCAAAAGCTGCAAATTATTTTGAAAGATTCCTTGCTGGAAATGATAAGGACCCTAAAACTGTTAATGATGCGATAATTCGACTTGCCGACTCATACTTCGTGAGTAAAAGCTATGGGAATGCCTTGGTCAACTACAATCGGATTATCAACAGCAGGGCCACAGGAGAAGATTATGCTCTCTTTCAAAGAGGTATGATCCAAGGTTTGGAAAATCAAAATGACGCCAAGATAGCGACCATGCAGGAACTGCTAAAAACCTATCCGAACTCGAATTATGCAGACGACGCCGGCTTCGAAACGGCGTATACCTACTTTAATAAGGGTGACTTTGATAAGTCAAAATCTGATCTTTTGGGGCTAATTCAACAGTATCCGAGAAGCAGTTATGTACCTCGTGCCCTGGTGACTATCGGACTGGTGCAATACAACCAGGATCAGAATGATGAAGCTTTGGAGTCGTTCAGAAAAGTGATCAATGAGTATGGCAGCACGGAGGAGGCAAAACAGGCCTTGGAGTCTATTAAAAACATTTATTTGGACAGAGGCGATTCGGAGGGCTTTATCTCTTATGCAAATACAACTCCTATAGGAAATTATACAACTGCAGAACAAGACAATATAGTGTTCCAGGCCGCGAGCAACCGTTATTTAAAAGGTGATTTTCAAGGCGCATTTGAGTCAATCAATGCGTATTTCGATAAGTTTCCAAAAGCGATACACGACAAGGAAGCTAAATTCATCAGGGCCGAATCGCTTGTGAAACTGGGACGCCCGCTGGAGGCTGTTCCGGATTATGAATACATCTTAAATGATTGGACAAGTGACTATACGGAGAGATCGCTGTTGAGCATTTCTGAATTGTTCATGAACCAGAAGAAATACAACGAGGCAATTGTCTATTTGAAGCGACTCGAGACCACCACCGATTATAAGTCGCATTACAGCTACGCCATCAATGGACTTATAAAAGCATACGATGCTTTAAACATGCCTGACGACATGCTGAAGTATGTCAAACTGATCAAGGAATATGAAAAGTCCTCAGAAGAGGAAAAAAACAGCGTCGATCTTTATGCAGGCAAAGCATATCTGCTTAAATCTGACACGACTCAAGCCGTAAAGGCACTTAACAACGTAGTGAGCAAGACAAAAACTGTAGCTGCAGCTGAGGCAAAGTACAATCTTGCTGCCATTCAGTATGCAAAGGGCGACTACAAAACTTCAACCAAAA